A window from Melopsittacus undulatus isolate bMelUnd1 chromosome Z, bMelUnd1.mat.Z, whole genome shotgun sequence encodes these proteins:
- the MCIDAS gene encoding multicilin codes for MAAPTPASARRPPPCSPTLRPPAMPIEVPPGHDSHSAAPPWLCPSCADPSPLSVTAPSAHHHRLGPYFQDGPEFDFQEFRDAIDDFISDTSTLMPPSLDCTDFDFSLGEEVAVGCCTPQLESSILAQMPPAQVPLQHPPSPEPCWRDLADQNQKALGDALEANSQLRETLTQRQEELVTLQESNVQLKELASQARQLAAVLDCTDGAALPHLPPLHPPPPPAAAPRVGAGRAEPREEAAAVDAMLRAVSEKCRAALRTLGGSPGSSPGGSPTAKRPRPAPRLHGSFRGLRTSRAAPRPGCGELEGGGGLQGGGSLRTALGEAGGIRTLAFPQGSAFTFRTAAGGYRFRWVPR; via the exons CCCGGCCAGTGCCCGCCGGCCCCCACCATGCTCCCCAACCCTGCGTCCCCCGGCCATGCCCATCGAGGTGCCCCCTGGCCACGATTCCCACTCAGCCGCACCGCCCTGGCTGTGCCCATCCTGCGCGGACCCTTCACCGCTGTCTGTCACTGCCCCCAGCGCTCACCACCATCGACTG GGTCCCTACTTCCAGGATGGACCAGAGTTTGATTTCCAGGAGTTCAGAGATGCTATCGATGATTTTATATCTG ACACATCCACCTTAATGCCACCATCGCTGGACTGCACCGACTTTGATTTCTCACTTGGTGAGGAGGTGGCTGTTGGCTGCTGCACCCcgcagctggagagcagcattCTGGCTCAGATGCCGCCGGCACAGgtgcccctgcagcacccaccttCCCCGGAGCCGTGCTGGAGGGACCTGGCAGACCAGAACCAGAAAGCACTGGGTGATGCCCTTGAGGCTAACAGCCAG CTGCGGGAGACCCTCACgcagaggcaggaagagctGGTGACGCTGCAGGAGAGCAACGtgcagctgaaggagctggcaagcCAGGCCAGGCAGCTGGCTGCCGTCCTCGAC TGCACCGACGGAGCGGCccttcctcatcttcctcctcttcacccTCCGCCTCCTCCCGCTGCCGCGCCCCGTGTGGGTGCCGGCCGGGCGGAGCCGcgggaggaggcggcggcggtggACGCCATGCTGCGGGCGGTGTCGGAGAAGTGCCGCGCCGCGCTGCGGACCCTGGGGGGCAGCCCGGGGAGCAGCCCGGGGGGCAGCCCCACGGCCAAGCGGCCGCGGCCGGCCCCGCGCCTGCACGGCTCCTTCCGCGGTCTGCGCACCTCCCGCGCCGCACCGCGGCCGGGCTGCGGGGAGCTGGAGGGCGGCGGGGGGCTGCAGGGCGGTGGCAGCCTGCGGACGGCGCTGGGCGAGGCGGGCGGCATCCGCACCCTGGCCTTCCCGCAGGGCAGCGCCTTCACCTTCCGCACGGCCGCCGGCGGGTACCGTTTCCGCTGGGTGCCTCGCTAA